The following coding sequences lie in one Pan paniscus chromosome X, NHGRI_mPanPan1-v2.0_pri, whole genome shotgun sequence genomic window:
- the LOC100986201 gene encoding retrotransposon Gag-like protein 8A isoform X2 gives MDGRVQLMKALLAGPLRPAARRWRNPIPFPETFDGDTDRLPEFIVQTCSYMFVDENTFSNDALKTYATTAIAIHRISPTDCGS, from the exons ATGGACGGTCGGGTGCAGCTGATGAAGGCCCTCCTGGCCGGGCCCCTCCGGCCCGCGGCGCGTCGCTGGAGGAATCCGATTCCCTTTCCCGAGACGTTTGACGGCGATACCGACCGACTCCCGGAGTTCATCGTGCAGACGTGCTCCTACATGTTCGTGGACGAGAACACGTTCTCCAACGACGCCCTGAAG ACCTACGCTACCACTGCCATCGCCATCCACCGCATCTCACCAACAGACTGCGGCTCCTAG
- the LOC100986201 gene encoding retrotransposon Gag-like protein 8A isoform X1: protein MDGRVQLMKALLAGPLRPAARRWRNPIPFPETFDGDTDRLPEFIVQTCSYMFVDENTFSNDALKVTFLITRLTGPALQWVIPYIKKESPLLNDYRGFLAEMKRVFGWEEDEDF from the coding sequence ATGGACGGTCGGGTGCAGCTGATGAAGGCCCTCCTGGCCGGGCCCCTCCGGCCCGCGGCGCGTCGCTGGAGGAATCCGATTCCCTTTCCCGAGACGTTTGACGGCGATACCGACCGACTCCCGGAGTTCATCGTGCAGACGTGCTCCTACATGTTCGTGGACGAGAACACGTTCTCCAACGACGCCCTGAAGGTGACGTTCCTCATCACCCGCCTCACGGGGCCCGCCCTGCAGTGGGTGATCCCCTACATCAAGAAGGAGAGCCCCCTGCTCAATGATTACCGGGGCTTCCTGGCCGAGATGAAGCGGGTCTTTGGATGGGAGGAGGACGAGGACTTCTAG